A single Rubrivivax gelatinosus IL144 DNA region contains:
- the otnI gene encoding 2-oxo-tetronate isomerase produces the protein MPRFAANLSMLYNEHDFLDRFAAAARDGFKAVEYLFPYAYTTEQLAALLKAHDLQQVLFNAPPGNWDAGERGIACLPGREAEFRDGIAQALAYARALDCPRIHVMAGLVPAGQTRESVRATYVANVAYAAAEAAKLGINVLIEPINERDMPGFFLNRQDQAHAIVAEVGAANLKVQMDLYHCQIVEGDLAAKIRQWLPTGQVGHFQIAGVPTRHEPDVGEIHHPYLFALIDELGWDGWIGCEYRPRRGAVPGGTSDGLGWMKPYLA, from the coding sequence ATGCCCCGTTTCGCCGCCAACCTGTCGATGCTCTACAACGAGCACGACTTCCTCGACCGTTTCGCCGCCGCGGCGCGCGACGGCTTCAAGGCCGTCGAGTACCTGTTCCCCTACGCCTACACGACCGAGCAGCTCGCCGCCTTGCTGAAGGCCCACGACCTGCAGCAGGTGCTGTTCAACGCGCCTCCGGGCAACTGGGACGCCGGCGAACGCGGCATCGCCTGCCTGCCCGGGCGCGAAGCCGAGTTCCGCGACGGCATCGCCCAGGCGCTGGCCTACGCCCGCGCGCTCGACTGCCCGCGCATCCACGTGATGGCCGGCCTGGTGCCCGCCGGCCAGACCCGCGAGTCGGTGCGGGCGACCTACGTCGCCAACGTCGCCTACGCCGCCGCCGAAGCGGCCAAGCTGGGCATCAATGTGCTGATCGAGCCGATCAACGAACGCGACATGCCGGGCTTCTTCCTGAACCGCCAGGACCAGGCCCACGCCATCGTCGCCGAGGTCGGCGCGGCCAACCTCAAGGTGCAGATGGACCTCTACCACTGCCAGATCGTCGAAGGCGACCTGGCGGCCAAGATCCGCCAGTGGCTGCCGACGGGCCAGGTCGGCCACTTCCAGATCGCCGGCGTGCCGACGCGCCACGAACCGGACGTCGGCGAGATCCACCACCCCTATCTGTTCGCGCTGATCGACGAACTCGGCTGGGACGGCTGGATCGGCTGCGAGTACCGCCCGCGCCGCGGCGCGGTGCCGGGCGGCACCTCGGACGGCCTGGGCTGGATGAAGCCTTACCTGGCCTGA
- a CDS encoding class II aldolase/adducin family protein — protein MATPFLDEDFARAEICRVGRSLFERGYVHATAGNISVRLADGYLITPTDACLGMLEPARLARLDAEGRQLAGDRGSKTIVLHRRIYAASETTAQPARCIIHTHSTHLVACSLRAAAGSVPAEGELLPPITPYFVMKVGRVPHIAYQRPGAPEAADAVAEAITRYAAAGRPIRAVMLARLGPNVWHDSPAAAMAVLEELEETARLALLVPEAGHCPLDEARIQTLRDTFGASW, from the coding sequence ATGGCCACGCCCTTCCTCGACGAAGACTTCGCACGAGCCGAGATCTGCCGCGTCGGCCGCAGCCTGTTCGAGCGTGGCTACGTGCACGCCACGGCCGGCAACATCAGCGTGCGCCTGGCCGACGGCTACCTGATCACGCCGACCGACGCCTGCCTGGGCATGCTGGAGCCGGCGCGGCTGGCGCGGCTGGACGCCGAGGGCCGCCAGCTCGCCGGCGACCGCGGCAGCAAGACCATCGTGCTGCACCGGCGCATCTACGCCGCCAGCGAAACGACGGCGCAGCCGGCGCGCTGCATCATCCACACCCACAGCACGCACCTCGTCGCGTGTTCGCTGCGGGCCGCGGCCGGCAGCGTGCCGGCCGAGGGCGAGTTGCTGCCGCCGATCACGCCGTACTTCGTCATGAAGGTGGGCCGCGTGCCGCACATCGCCTACCAGCGCCCGGGTGCGCCCGAAGCCGCCGACGCGGTGGCCGAGGCCATCACGCGCTACGCCGCCGCCGGCAGGCCCATCCGCGCCGTGATGCTGGCGCGCCTGGGCCCCAACGTCTGGCACGACAGCCCGGCCGCGGCGATGGCGGTTCTGGAGGAACTCGAGGAGACCGCGCGCCTGGCGCTGCTGGTGCCCGAGGCCGGCCACTGCCCGCTGGACGAGGCCCGGATCCAGACCCTGCGCGACACCTTCGGTGCCTCCTGGTGA